The nucleotide window TCTTCAGTTGCTAGGAGTGGCTCTGACACAATATTTCActagttttcaaaattgaaattaccaaaaaaattgGTTCATGTGTTTTCCATTTatgtaaattcaaaattctGCTTCATTTGTAAGCTATTCTCCTACTCCCTTACTATGCTTACCTCTGAAATTTCAAGTTGCGGTTAAAATTGTGCCTGCCTCTCTGGAAATATTCAACTCAAGGCAGCTTCCAAATATATGTATTCATGTATACTAGGGTTTAGGTTGTGAGGAGCAGCCTACCCCCTGCATTGTATCTGCCTGCAGTGTAAAGAAATATCATAAAAGTGAAAGCCAATGACACCTACAGTCCTACATTATTTCTTATTGATTGAAGACTAAGGTTCACAATTTCCTGTTAGAagttctacttttttttttgtttgaaataaattttgttggCAAAGTAAATCACAATGTAAATGTAAATGCCATTGTGGATGCTCAAGTTGGACATGGAAATTGCTGCATCTTAATATTTGAAACATGggtattttttattgtgttcAACAGTCAACTGTATTGGATCGTTGGTTAAAATCCAAATATGTAAATTCATGTTTTAGTCATTCCTTATCATTTTTTGTGAGTTTATATTTCTCGCAAATTAAGCTTTTGAGCAATTTTGCTCCTGCAGATGGTAGACATGGCGGAGGCCATGGCCATGCTCATGGTCATGGTGGATCCCATCGGCATGGTAGAGGTAGTTTCATCACATGACAAtctgttttgtttttttgtccGGTAATTTGGTTTTCCAGAGGTACCTGTAATTTTCCCATTACTGATTTGCCTTTGAATTTACCATAGACTACCATAGGAAGAGATACAGAGATGATGACCGCCACCCTCCACATGAATCCTCAAAGAGAACATCAGATCATGAATCTCGGAGAAATGCTGACCCTGATTCCAGACCGGTAAACTCTACTGAACTTAATTCCATTTTTCTCAACAGGAACTTATATTTTTCAAGTCGAGGAATGGTTTTGGTTTTATTCCTAATACTTGTGCTTACAATTTCTGATGTTGGTAGTCTGTCCATATACTTATTTTAGGCATGTCATGTTTTGACAGTTGTTTAGGAGTTCAATTTGTCTCAATCAATCGCTTACTATGTCAAATTGTGGCAGGAAAAAAATCCACGATTTCGCGAGAGTGGTGATTCTGACGAGGATGAGGAAGATGATCGAAAGAGACGGGCTTAATcagaatttcataaataatgTACTAGTTTTACACAAATTTTTACAGACTATTAAAAGTGGAAGATTGTGGTGTCTATCAATGAAAATTGCAAAGATTGAATTGTTAACCCTTAATTCTGGGTTGGATACTTGGATCTGCTACTTGTGGTAGTGCCatgttatgtattattatttcttcttttgatttttcggTAGCACATTTTGCTTGGTAACTaatctttaagttattttagcCATAGTAACGAAGCAGAGGAATTGTATTTCTACTTGTACTTAGTGTGTACAGTACTTGAATATAACATCTTAGAACCAAATATCTTCCCATCATAGTTTTCTTTTGATACTCAAAGGAAGCGGTAATCGTGAAATAAAAAGGATACAAGAAATCAAGAAAAgatggaaaataaaaaagggaaagTGAATGTTCCATTTTACAGAAAAAAGATCACTTTAATTTTAGCATTGAAAGAATGTAGAGCTAGACTGCTTTGTTGATTTAGCAAATATCCATTCTCCATGAATTGGTGAATTTGTAGTgctaaaaagtaaaagtaaactAAGCTCTAGAAAAATAAGTGCATTAGTACGGTGCCTTTTTGACTAAAATGTAACATACAAGCATTCATGATTGATACTAATAATTACAGCAAGCATGTATAAATCATGTTTCTGAATGATATCCATTTAAGGATATTTCGGTATTCTGTCTCATCTCTAATACTTAATTGTGTCTGTCTACAATGTTCCCAAATCAAATGttacaaataaatataaagaaataATCATGCCAACCAAAAGGAGGAGCCATGAGTTAACATGAGAGTATGGATTTGCTTAATTATGGGGACACTGAGAAATAACGaagaaggataaaaataatgaagaaagcaagaaaTTTACTTCATATAATTGTTAACAGAACATTTGAGCACAAAATGTAAAACTTTCCATTTGGTGAACTACCAAAGAAAGCTAGAATCTCACACTGCACAAAATGACAACATTACATCATACTTTCCATCGTTTGGATCTGCAAAACAAGAAACTGTGCAAGACCACTGATGAAACTAGAAAATAAAGCATCACAATGCCCACATAACTTAGTATCTTTGTTCTTCTGAATTCGTATGCATTCTGTTTAACTCACTCTCTAATTGTCTAAAAATATGatggaagaaaaaaataaggaaaaaaataacactCATGGTGTATACCCTTGGCTTTCTTGCTGCTTCTCATACTCTTCCATGGTGTCAAACTCATTAGGGTACTGAGTTTTCTCATAGTATCCTTCATTCTCAGTTTTTCCTCTCACTGATTCATACTCATTGAGGTTATAATTCTGATTATTATTGTTCTTCACAGTATAATAGTACTTGCCATTCTCCATGAACCTTGTGTCACTCATTCCTTCTCTCTTCACCTCATCAAAGACATTGTTGTAGTTGCTGTTGTATTCATTGTTAGTGTTGTAGTTACTGGTATACCTTTCATTGTAGTTGTTTTTGTTGTTGCTGTATTCATTGCCATTGTTGTAGTTATTGGTGTACCTTTCATTGTAGTTGTTGTTGAAGTAGCTGTCCTCATGGTTCTTGTTATCATAGCCATTGTTGTAACTGCTCCTGaactcttcttcattgttgttggagtagCTGTCCTCATGGTTCTTGTTATAGCCATTGTTGTAATTGTTCCTGaactcttcttcattgttgtaATTGTTGCTGTTTCTTTTCACCACATTGTTGCTGTAGCTGTTGGGGTTGTAGttataattattgttgttgttgttgttgttgttgaagctCTCACCAGTGAGATCTTCATCAAGAAGCTCATTCTCAAAGGTGGTTGTGGTTGTGATTGGAGTCTCCTTATTGGGAGAAGAATATTGAGTAGCAGAAGACTCAGTGCCATAAAGGCCATAGCCATTTCCATTGTCAACAAAATCAGGCTCTGGTGCTGGCCCTGATTCTACTGTTGTTGATCCTGATTCTGGTGCTGGTGCTGGTGCTGGTGCAGTGATTGGTTCTGGTGTTGGTGCTGCTATAGGCTCTAGTGTGGGTGCTGGTGTTGGTGATTTAGCTTTTGGTTTCTCAGGCAAATTTTGATGCTCTTTGACATTGTAGATGGTTCTAAAATGGGTGAAGAGGCTAAAGACTTTGCCTTCTCTGGCTTGAATTTGAGGGGAGAGAACAaggacaaagaagaagaagaaagagagtttgGATACTAAAGAAGCCATAGTAGTGTTGAACAGACAGTAAGAGATGACTGCTAAGAGAACTAAACTTGTTAAGGGTTATTTTATAGAGTCCTAAGGGCTAAGACCTTGGCTTGTTGGTTCTATAAAATCAGAGTCAGAGGCCTTGTAATTATGCGGGGATTGTGGAATAAAAGGTGGGGTTTGTGGGGTATGATTATAGTGACCATTTGGCTATCATGCATGTGCAAAAGGTTTGGGAAAGTCAGCAAGGGAAATATTAGGATACATAGTGCAATGAAGCACACTGACCACTAGTCTTGGtcaaaaagttttaagtattttttttgtaactaattagagaatttgaaaacatattctaataaaactgatttttgtttttaattatagGGTTATGAATTCAAAATGTTTAGGAAGATAATATGTATAATGGGTTGTTTTTCACAACCTACAAAATGCTGCTTATGTCAGATAAGATTGTTTTtcacaacttaaaaaaatgtaatttatATGCTATAATATACCTTACAAGTCTATTTTGGTGAAATCCACCAATTTTAAATCCCGTTTTGTGTATCCAATAATGTCAGCggcaaaatttttaaatagagttATGATTTGTGACGAATTAATCCTTAGCACAACGAATTGAGAGATACgtgaaaaataatagaattgaAATTTCAAGGTCCCTATGCTCATTTTCCTGAAGTGTGAACTAGGATGCTGTTAAGGTTGAAACTATAAATCGCTTGGTCACTGTGttattattgtttatgaatAAACTTTTTTCCAACAACCCTGCACTGCTAGAGTGGTAGTTTGGTAGGTTTAAACACTATTTATCTGacaaattaattagtattaaaGTTACAAGTTCATTATAATAGTTTAGATCACACGGCTCATTTTGATGATTGTCAAAATTCATGCAAGGCACTACtcataaaacaaaaatagttgCTGTGtactatttaatttaattaaatgaaaaaatatttattaatgcAATGCAGGCTCCAATCAAGCAAACTTAGTTGCCATGCCAAGCTATACACTGAGTGGATTGATATCAAGTTATAACCACTGATTCTGGAAGGTTTACATAATCAGTAATCACCTGCTTTAAGGGGGACCAAAAAACATGCAAGTTAAAATAAAGGCATTGTGCCTAAAATATAATCAATTTCATTGGCCCACGATAGTTGTATAATCTATATAGCAAAAGAACCCATATTTGTCTTTTGAAAGGGAAATTATCATGTTAGCTCAATGGCCGGTATGATTAGTTAAAGNNNNNNNNNNNNNNNNNNNNNNTTAAAggcatattattattattattattattattattattattattattattattattattattattattattattattattggacatGGACATGTTTTGGATTAAAGTGATGTTGAAGCATCGGTTTACTTTGGAATATTGTGGCGCGATCAGTGGGGGAATAATCGAAGTGAAGATGGGAACATGCCTGTTGGAATTGGTGGTTGAACCTTTTgactttttaagtttttattttgaagCCCGCTCCAGAAAATAAGATGCGATTTTCGGAAGCGTTATCTCAAATTTTAATGAGGTAAAATTCAAGTGACTCCCTTCAACAATACTCAAGGTACAACTTATCATATTCCTAGTGTATATGTTTATCATTGGCTAATgtgtaattaattttatatgaagtttataataaataaagaagaataacaggatagatattttgataattaatggAAGGTTGGTAAGAaatcaagaataaaaattattattcaagagttctataaaaatttatatcactAGAAAAAATTTTTACGGTGAACTTTGAGAAtggtttgatagagatgatagTTGGAGAGAATGTTGCAACTAAGAGAGGAAACAAACCAGGCCTGTAATAGAGTACATTGACCTAAACCTGGCCTGTAACCTAGTATAGATTTTTTAATGAGTATTGAGCGTGAGTTATTGTTAAATCTGGTCTGACTTAAAGTTTGTCAATAAGCctgttttgtttttaataaataattaaatttaagatataatttagaattattttatttaattgactTTTGATATtccaacataaaaaattaaagatattaataaaatagaaacacACATATGTAATTAAAGGGACAAATGGTTTAgtggataaaaatattttaatattatagaaGATCCAAATTCAAATTCTTTCGATTGCATTTTTATTAGTATAATAAAATTCTACATATATCTTTGCAAGCTCAAGCTGGCCTGACAGGCCCAACAAGCTATTTTAAAGCCTAAACCTAGCCTTTTAAAGAACATGGGCTTTTTTTAATAGCATGAACCTAGGACAGGCTGCAAGCCCCTAGCAAGCTGCCTGGCCTTTTTCCACTTCTAGTTGCAGCTCTAGAGGTGTTGCTGTTGGTTAAGGAGATTAGAGAGGCAGTATGGGATTGTGAATCATCTAAGGCACCAGGAAGTGACGGATACAACATGAATTTCATCAAGAAGTGCTGGGATGAGATTGGGGCTGAGTTCACGACAGCTGTGTTAGGATTCTTTCAAACATCCAGATTACCGACGGACTCTAATATCACATGGGTTACGTTGGTACCAATGTTCATTGGAACTAAGGAGATAAAGGACCTTCGACCAATTAGTATGGTTGGCTGTGTGTATAAGGTGATTTCAAAGGTTTTGGTCAGGAGGATGAGATCAATTATGTCAGGTCTGGTTGGAGAGACTCAGAGTGCGTTTGTCAAAGGACGGAAAATACATGATGGATCTCTTATTGCATGTGAAACGGTACATTGGCTTAAAAGGGGGAAGAAGGAAGCGGCAATAATCAAGTTCGATTTTCAAAAGGCATATGATAAAGTCAAGTGGAGATTTGTGGACATTGTGTTGTAGAAGATGGGTTTTGAGCGAAGGTGGAGGGAGTGAGTGAGTTATGGAGTGTGTCAGCACAACCTCTATGTCGGTGTTGATAAATGGTTCGCCAACGAAGCCGTTCAAAATGGAAAGAGGACTGAGACAAGGTGACTCTCTATCTCCATTTTTGTTTGTGCTTATAGTTGATGTTCTACATAGAATGATTTTGCGAGGTAGTTGAACGACTGGATATCCCCATTGTTTGTTGGGAGAGACAATATAGAATTTTCACACCACCAGTTTGGTGATGATACTGTGCTGTTCTGTTCGCCAGACGAGGAGAATATTAAGAATTATAAGAGGCTTCTACGATGTTTTGAGTTGATGTCGGGTTAAGTATCAATTTTGATAAATCCATTTTGATCCCAATCAATTGCGACCAACGGTGGATTCAAAGTACGTGCAATCTGTTGGGGTGTAAAGAGGTGGCTCTTTCGGTCCGATACCTTGGAGTCCCCTTAGGAGCCAATCCGAGGTTGGTTAAGACCTGGAAGCCAATCATAGATAAAGTGGAGGAGAAGCTCAGCTTGTGAAAATCTAAAGTACTCAACAAAGCGGAGAAATTGGTGCTCATAAAAGCAGTACTAAGTAGCATGtcattatattatttaagtttATACAAGATGGCGAAAGCGGTTGCAGAGAAATTCATTTCATTACAGAAGCTCGCACTAATCCGTCAATTTGAGATCCAATTCAGAATTTTTCTTGGGAGGTATTGGAAATGAATTGGAGTGTAATAATATCGATTCATTGCATCATaagaattacaaaaaataaagggTTCTTTTTTTCGTATATCTATTGTTATTATTGTAAATTCTTTCAGTTTTTGAATTTCTGCAATTACACGAACTATACCTATTTGCATTAATACCTCGACGATTCCCATTTGTTAATATATAAAGTCCAATAAGAAGGTTCTTGAGTAAGGAGGATGGAAGGAATGAAATGGCTTTGGTTAGTTGGGATGTAGTCCAAGCCCCCAAAAAAGCTAGGGGGTTAGGAGTTGGAAATGCGATTATTTGAAACATTGCACTCCTGTTTAAGTGGTGGTAGAGATTTTCAAACGAGGAGTGTCCTTTGTGGAATATGGTGGTTTGCTCGTGTAATAATCTCTATCCTAATAAGcttttatcttttcaaacttTACCTATTAAAGGGGGTCTATGGAAGGACATATGTCAGCTACAGATTAAGGAGCAACATATAAGAGACAAGATAATAACTGGCTTGCCTATGGAGATTGGTGATGGCAGAAGAACTCACTTCTAGAAAGATGTATGGCTCAGTTGTGAACCTTTAAAGGATAGATTTTCAAGGCTCTTATCTGTTTCAGCTCAAAAAGGATCTATCATAGAGGTTTGTGGTTTCTGGGATGGGTTTGAGTGGATTTGAAACTTCCAATGGATGCGTGAGCTATTCCAATGAGAGTTGGAACTTGTGAATCAATTACATAATACCCTGAGACCGGTTAAACTAGCTATTGAAAGAGAGGATAGAGTTGTCTGAAAGTTTGACAAACAAGGTGTATCtctactaactcatttgtgcaggtATTGCAGACAGAAACACTTCTGAATGACATAACAAGCTATAACTTCACTAAGACTATTTGGAAAGGGTTAGTCCCTCTAAGAGTTGAGCTGTTTGTCTAGTTTGTTTTGATAGGCAGGGTGAACACAAAGAAAAGGTTGTGTCAACTCGGAATTGTTAATCAGGATGAAGATGTGTGTGTTATGTAATAAAGATGTTGAATATGTCCACCACTTGTTCCTTAGTTGTGAATTTTCTTGGCAAGTGTGGTGCACTTGGTTATCTGATTTTGGCAGAAAATGGTCCTTCCCGAATTCTCTGAAGGAACACTTTCAAAGCTGAACAGGTGCTATAAATAGAAAAGAGGAGTGCAAAAAGTGGTTCATAAGTTTCTTCGCAATTGTGTGGAACATCTGGTTAGAAAGAAGAGGATGTTGTTTCAGAATAAAGCAAAATGTGCTGAAGATATCATCAACTTGTCGCTCCTTAATTATAGGAAGTACAGATGTGAAGATACTTTTGGTTGTTGATGACAATATCGGAGATAACACTGgaataatttattgttttggATTTTATATAGGGTTACAATAGGTGTTGTTTTTGTTATTCTCTTGTTTGTTCGCTCCACGTTTGTGTTGAgcttttttatttcaaaacaaaaaaattataattaatattgaattaatttcatataaaatatcTACATATGAATttctatatatttaaaatagatttttttgtcATGCCAAAATCATTGAGTATATTTTATGCtctaattttgtatttaatggTATTATTAGGTATAgttatactaatttaaatttttttggtaattaagTCTAATCAAGTTTATTTAAGTTTAAtgaaaattagttttattagtAGAGCGTGAATACATACTTTAACTACGTGAACGTTTTTGTGTtactctcctcctcctccttcctctTCTCCTTTTTTACTTTTCGtgtcttctctttctttttcttcgtatttttcctcctttttcttcgtgtgttttctttttatcgtcgttcttttattgttgttgttgtattttttttctttttcttcttctctttctaatGATTTTGCCTCATTATacgttttttcttctttgtttgatttttttatttttatttttgttaaaagaataaataagaaaataaataaaaaaaagatcaagaaaagaagaagatgatgattaGGGGTGGCAACGGGGCGGGTTTTTGCTCTATCCAATCCCGCCCTGCCGTACACCAACCCACATAGAACCCGCCCCACTTCTACCCGCGAGTAGTAAAACGCTGAACCCTAACCCGCCCCTGCGGGTACCCGCCCTGCCCCTAACCGcccctataattattaaaatccaataaataaaattaaatttcaaaatttatataaccatcatcacatacataacataaattatatattatatatatagcggGGCGGGTAGGGACGGATATTACCTAAACCCGACCCCGCTCCGCGCCCTCCCATTAACCCGCCCCGCTAAAAACCCACCCCGGTGCTGGGCGGGTAATTACCCGCCCCGAGCGGGTAGGGGTGGGATGGGTACTCGCGGGTTCAGGTGGTATTGCCATccctaatgatgatgataatgatgaagaacaaaaagaaagaagaggaggagtTTTAAgttatcattaagtaattttggtaCATTCTGGATTTAAATAAAGTGAACTTTTGGTCTGTGCTTGTTTTGAATTAAGTTTGTTTGTGTGTTATCATCATTAAGTATTTTGGTGcattttggttttaaatttgatacattCCGGATTTAAATAAGGTGCTTTTTTTGTCTGAACTtgttttgaattgagtttgTTTATATGTCATCATCATTAAGTAATTGCGGTGcattttagatttaattaagATGTACTTTTAGTCTGAACTTGTTTTAAACTAATGTTGTTTGTATGTCGTTATCATTAAAGAATTTCGGTGCATTCTAAATTTAAACTGTTAtccatatataaaaaaaaagacaacgATGATGACAATAACgataatgaaagagaaaaatgagaaaaaaaaatgaggagaagaaaaagcaataacagcttcttctttaattgtgTTAAAAGTCATCCAAAATTTTGGGACAAATTGATACGAAAAAATACTGAAAACTTATAAGCACGACACTGAAAACAATTTTATATTACACCAAATTGTGTTTTAAATGTACCGAAACTACCATTAAACGTGACATAAATAGATTCGTCGAAAAAACAATTCAAAACTCCCACAttccatccaaattcaaaccttCAACCATAAATACcgattaagaaaaataaaattatattttataatgatGTTATTCAACTCGTAGATAAAACAACTACACCAACATTAACTACTAACGAATTATATTAACTAGGAACGAATCAAACTTCATTCACTTGATtcaattaagaataataattcaATTCGCACCGATTAAATTGATCTAAACTTgtatcatttattatttttgaacataaaaaatttatataaattttatttcatcGCTTGATTTCACTATTTGATCGAAAACGAATTCAGATTAAACAACATTTATCCTAAAAGCAAAAATCTATTAAGAAAGAGAGCCAAAATTGACAAAAAatgcaaagaaattaaaaaaaaaacgaaatttgcagtgaaatcaaagaaaaaaaaaagaaatttgcaGAAAAACGTCAAAAGAGAAACCGTTTATATTAAAAGTCTGTTACACGTTACAAACACGTGTATGAAAATAACTTGATTGAAGTTAATTAGGCAAATCACTTGATTGTATagcattattttattagttatatcaatatttaatatattttacttttgtcattaattttttgaacatcaataatcaatcaaatgatattttaaaattattttatattttaaatccAAATCTAACACCAACTTATTGTTACTATCCTTATTGCCCACTACCACTCTTAattgtcaaattaaaaaaataaattgactaattatttattgtcaaaaaaatatcaataatcataaaattaaaatttattttaaatataaaatacaaaataaaattaagtattaatatttttaaaaacattaaCAAAAAATGTTTATTGTCCTATTAGGAGAGGTTCAAATCCGGGATCATATAAATTACATTTCAtcggaaaaaaaaattatttgttgtcTCCGACATTTCCTATTTCTGCAACCCAATTGAGTTTTTTTATCCTCCATTTTATTCATCTCTACTATTTTGGTCATGATTTCGTCTTATTGGTACAGTCTTCTGTTGTTACAAGAGGGCCGAGGCCCAACAACCAATtggaattttggaacattacATAATGCAACATGCAAAACTGCAAACGTTTACCTTGAGTAATCACTTATCATTTATCAATTAATCTTTTGCTTTTTGAATAAGCTAATTGTTTGCagctaactattttttttttcacattttatctctgagataaatcataaattacTTTGTTGAACTTTATGATTATTCCCATTGCTTTGTATCCCACGACGAGGATTAAATGCCGATTTGAGTGTAATCAAATTACATTTACATTCTCTAACACTAACTCGCATAGAACGTGTACAAGATTTCTCCTTCCAAGAAGGGTAAATGCGAGCATGCAAgcaaaagaaattgattttcctGTACCAttaagtgtgtgtttggattgtgGTTGATTAAACTGGAGTTTGAATAAAAGCGATTTTATAGAATTGATTTTGGATCGAAGTAAGTTTGTGTCaacatgatttatgtttggcaattctttactaaaattgattttgataaaataattattgtttgaataatattagttaaaattacttttagatagataattatttaaacgggcctgctacacatacaagtttaCAAGCTTACAAGTTGGCCCAGCCCAAATTGAACTCACGCGCATGAAAAGAGATAACATGGGGCGTCAAAATCACGCGCTCAACACTCAAACGGTTACGTATGgcagactcttccacttcttccacttcttccacttctcaaAGCACGAAAACAAGGAAACCCTCCCATTTTCGAGTGAAAATCAaagttcaaaatatacaaattgTTGTTCGAAACCTCCATCAAAACACCATCAAACTCTCTGTGAAGAATCTGAAGAGAAAACAAAGCAACAATACTCAACGTAAGTTCATTAAGATTcctgtatattttacttttcttctacgtcgttcttctagggtttactattattcttgcttctttgttacACTGTTCTAAGTTCTACGTCGTTCGTCTAAGTTCTACGTCGTTCTACGTTGTTGTTCTAACTTCTCCTGCtattgttgttgattattgGGGGTTTATTCCGTACATTGGGGGGTGTATACTGCTTAACCTTGTAATGTGGCTTGATATTGAAGCATggttgagtgatatctgactaATATCTATATGCATGCATCTGAATAATATGTATGGGTGTATCTCGctgttatcaatgggtgtatcttgctgatatctttgggtgtataTGACTCATATATAcgggtgtatcttactgttatcaatgggtgtatcttattgttattgatgtgtgtatctgactcatatatatgggtgtatcttactgatatctttgggtgtattttttgtttcaGAGAAAATGGCAGCAAGAAACCAAACAAAAGACCTTAAGTATGCCACATATCTCCTGAGTGATAAGTTCAGAAACATGACTGAGGAGAAGAAGGCGATTGTGAGGGATCTCGGATTCGGTGGGTTGATGCACATCCCACCACTAAGGGTGGATCACCAACTCTTAAGGGAGCTGGCAAACAACTTCAAACTTGGGGAGAACAGACTGAAGACAGGATATGGTTCTTTCCAAATAACACCAAAAAAAATAGGTGATGCGCTTGGCATCAATGCAACAGGTAATTAGCTCAAA belongs to Arachis duranensis cultivar V14167 chromosome 8, aradu.V14167.gnm2.J7QH, whole genome shotgun sequence and includes:
- the LOC107462222 gene encoding uncharacterized protein LOC107462222 gives rise to the protein MASLVSKLSFFFFFVLVLSPQIQAREGKVFSLFTHFRTIYNVKEHQNLPEKPKAKSPTPAPTLEPIAAPTPEPITAPAPAPAPESGSTTVESGPAPEPDFVDNGNGYGLYGTESSATQYSSPNKETPITTTTTFENELLDEDLTGESFNNNNNNNNNYNYNPNSYSNNVVKRNSNNYNNEEEFRNNYNNGYNKNHEDSYSNNNEEEFRSSYNNGYDNKNHEDSYFNNNYNERYTNNYNNGNEYSNNKNNYNERYTSNYNTNNEYNSNYNNVFDEVKREGMSDTRFMENGKYYYTVKNNNNQNYNLNEYESVRGKTENEGYYEKTQYPNEFDTMEEYEKQQESQGYTP